In Colletes latitarsis isolate SP2378_abdomen chromosome 12, iyColLati1, whole genome shotgun sequence, the sequence agaagtcAAAACGATAGATACCCGAAGAAATGTatgatgcaatggaaataagaggtttattcattctcttatagaaaattatggTGAATTTTCAGAAATTCAGAGTAAATCTTCTActagttttattagaaatgtatgatgcaatgaaaataagagtttgttcattctcttatagaaaattatggTGAATTTTCAGAAATTCAGAGTAAATCTTCTActagttttattagaaatgtaTGATGCAATGGAAGTAAGAGTTtgttcattctcttatagaaaattatggTGAATTTTCAGAAATTCAGAGTAAATCTTCTActagttttattagaaatgtaTGATGCAATGGTAATAagagtttattcattctcttatagaagaTTATGGTGAATTTTCAGAAATTCAGAGTAAATCTTCTActagttttattagaaatatatgatgcaatggaaataagagtttattcattctcttatagaagaTTATGGTGAATTTTCAGAAATTCAGAGTAAATCTTCTActagttttattagaaatgtaTGATGCGATGGAAATAAGAGTTTATTCaatctcttatagaaaattatggTAAATTTTCAGAAATTAAGAGTAAATCTTCTActagttttattagaaatgtatgatgcaatggaaataagagtttgttcattctcttatagaagaTTATGGTGAATTTTCAGAAATTCAGAGTAAGTCTTCTActagttttattagaaatatatgatgcaatggaaataagagtttattcattctcttatagaaaattatggTAAATTTTCAGAAATTCAGAGTAAATCTTCTActagttttattagaaatgtatgatgcaatggaaataagagtttgttcattctcttatagaaaattatggTAAATTTTCAGAAATTCAGAGTAAATCTTTTActagttttattagaaattactaatgcatgattttgactgctttggtagttctagtgttcaattataagaataatattaattattaaacgcGAACTCACGTTCTAAAATGGTTCAAAACAGTCATATTTGCGTAAGTGTAGTACTGGTAATATCCATAAGGAGGATTTTCTATGTCGTCCCATTCGGCTGGCGGGTAAACATCTTTGTCGAACAAAGGATTTTCAGGTTTACTTTCGTCATCGACCGAATCAAATCCTATCACCTACAATGATTATCAAATTAACCGTATGAATAACTTATCCAATAGCgtatttttcaaactacttacataTTGAAGGAATTTATGTAATTCTGGATGAGAAGTAGGGTCGTTCGTTACTTCGAACAGGGGTAAAAAGATATTATTCAAGATTTCTTGGAAGTTTGTCATCAGCTtgttcaatttgaaaatatcgCTGCACATGGAAAACAATTTATGATTAACGCCTGTTAATTATAAATGCAACAACAcacaggttgttcggccacctctgggaaaaattttaatggtagattctggagaccaaaacaagacgaaaatcaagaatgtcaatttgttgatggaggcttcgttaaaaagttattaacaattaaattcaaaaatttcaaattgttctggaaaaattattttcggttgcgggggttgattacaattatctttggtgaatagacatatccccgaaatcctaaccattttcgagaaaaaaattccccaccgaaaataaaatttcagcaCAGAAAGAAagagtgcgtatctttaaaacgccataacttctgaacggattggacgattttaatgtttgaaaaagcaagcgacgcgtattttagtgtagaataagtagaaattctaaaaatattcgaaaaattgttcctcgaCCGCCTAAACTGAaacaaaccccataaaaatggtccaattttcaaacagccataactcccgcaatagtgaatatatttcaatgaaacttttttttgaagtagagctcataggcacctacaaaaaagtattagacaacttttctataggtcgtcaaacaaaattactaaaaatgaaaaaagaatttttaagaaaaatcgacagggggttggtgcccaaatttttaggtgaaaaaaaaatttcgaatcgttctggaaaaattattttcggttacgggagttGATTACAATTatctttggtgaatagacataccctcgaaatcctaatagttttcgagataaaaattccttactgaaaacataatgtctgaccatcactgtcttgttaccctgaaaatttaaaagtttcaaataattctggaaaaattattttcggttgcgggagtcaattacaattatttttggtgaatagacataccctcgaaatcctaacagttttcgagaaaaaaattcaagtaggtactgaaatttttagataaaattaaaaaattccaaatcatactaaaaaaattatatttagttacaggggtaaattatgatcagttttggtcattagacataccctcgaaatcctacccactttcgagaaaaaaaatcgagaaggtgtgaaatttttcaatgggggaaaaaaaaaatttcagatcgttctgaaaaaaatattgttagctgtgggggtgagttacaatcatttttggtgaatagacatattcccgaaatcctgtgcattttcgagaaaaaaattctttaccgaaaatctaattgcctgaatttttcgacgaaaaaaaacaatttcaaatcgatttggaaaaattattttcggttgcgagggtcaattacaatcatttttggtgaattcacatacccccgaaatcctatccactttcaaaaaaaaaaagaatcgagaaggtgtgaaatttttcgacgaaattaaaatatttcaaatcgctttgaaaaaaatattgttagctgtgggggtcagttacaatcatttttggtgaatacacatacccccgaaatcctacggattttcgagaaaaaaattctgtacgatcggaagtttaaacgttaataacttttcaacaaagcctttatcaacaaattagaaagttttaaaatttttcccagaggtggctgaacactctATATAGGATGCCTCTGAAGACTTTATCGACCGAGACACACTCAAAAGCGAAATAAGATAGACTCATGATCGATCGATAATGTCGAAAATAGATTGGACACCCTACATTACCTACATTGAGAATACTTACTACAGTCGAGGAATTTGTATAAGCCAACGCACGTTATCGGAATAAACGTCGCTCTGAATAGCCCACTTTGCTAATTTGTCCCATTCTTCTGGACTCTTTCCATAAATCGAAAGACGCAATTCTGCATTCTGGTATTTAGATTCTTCCAGATCGCTGGCAACTTCTTTGATAATGCTCGCGAAGAACCTGCCGTTTAGATAATTGTCCGTTTTCAAAAATACCTCGCGCAATCGACTCTCGCCAATCGGATTGTACTTGGCGTTGAATTTATCGAACCTGTGGAACGTATTTCTATCCTAAAAATAAAGTTGCACCCTAAGTTTTGCATTCTTAAATTTCCTCCCTCCGAAAATACAcgtattaacactagaactaccgaagtggtcaaaattacccataattaataaaaatttttacaaattcacCATGGTTTTCTAtaagaaaatgaataaatatttccattatacatttctttgagtggcacagcgtgtttacatccccactcctggtgCTGTCCGCTGACTCACAGCTATTGGTCATTGGGCCAGCCAATCAGCgggctgcagcaagagtggggatgtaaacacattgcgccttcttctcgtggaaggacggtATCTACCGTTTTAACCAGTTAAGTGTGTTTGACGACTATATCCGTTACGGAGACGTGGCAGAATTTAGTGTCATGACGATTATATCCGTCATGCGTAAAATTTTGCTACAATTTgacatttaaattataattctggcgaaaactaaattatataaaatatttagagGTCAAGACGAAATGAAACAAAcaaatggaaattataaataatttgagTTGGGTTCATAATTTCCTGAGAGCCAACTCGTAAGCAATGCAGTAACATTGGATCTTTGATTATCCCGATTTTCATCTTGGtgtatcaaaaccaaaaaaaaaaccgtcttttTGAGCCAATATTTCAGCAGCGCCACATACTCTGTGTTTGACACACTGATGGGCGCTTTGCAAAGAGATCgtcacagttaactggttaattcCTTTGATACAAACAAGTACACCACAATTGTCGGTAGCTCTAGTGTCAACGAAAGCTTACCGCGTGCACGTCTAACATATCAACGCTTAGATCGTAAGTGGTCAGATTCATGGACTGAAATACTTCACGAAGAGTCATCGTCTCCCCATTCTTTGAACACGTAACAATTTCATCCGCATGGTTCTTCAAGGTCTTTTTAATAAACCTAAGTAGGTGTTTCTGATTCATGCAAGACGCTGCATGAATATGCGTGTCGACCTGAAATAACAATTGTTCAGGATTGTGTTAGTTTTGAAATTAGTTTCAAACTTTCATGAAATATATTTCTTATTTATCTCTATTGTTTTGACCTTTCTGATGTTGTAGAAGTCCCTGTGGGGAACCGCTTTTTGGCTCGCGAGTTCTCTAAGCTCGTTTAACAATACATGTAATTGGAATTTAGACGAAAGGTAACTTAATCTTCTGTAGCAAAAGGATTTCAAAGGGCCATCTGCGATCATCGCACACAGGAGGTTCATGTCTCTGACGAATGTCGCCAAGTCAGGATACGAATATGGAATTGGCTTGCCATTGACATAATCTTCTTGGCTCGCGAACACGTTGAACACGCCATTAACAGGTGCGATTATGTAATTTTTCGTCTGAGGAAATACGCAGTCCCACGGATCTCCTCGAGATGCAGGTGCATG encodes:
- the Ampdeam gene encoding AMP deaminase isoform X8 — its product is MFAGANESKRWLRDNRILLRAAKDLEERRSLYEPSLGPGVPDDIDHLYNLEENDFVPHFQRVSISGEDTSGVPLEDLQQASQMLVQALAIREKYMNNSKQSFPSITSRFLRSIDKRPVNSDDEVQHDDRKAIADHPVHAPASRGDPWDCVFPQTKNYIIAPVNGVFNVFASQEDYVNGKPIPYSYPDLATFVRDMNLLCAMIADGPLKSFCYRRLSYLSSKFQLHVLLNELRELASQKAVPHRDFYNIRKVDTHIHAASCMNQKHLLRFIKKTLKNHADEIVTCSKNGETMTLREVFQSMNLTTYDLSVDMLDVHADRNTFHRFDKFNAKYNPIGESRLREVFLKTDNYLNGRFFASIIKEVASDLEESKYQNAELRLSIYGKSPEEWDKLAKWAIQSDVYSDNVRWLIQIPRLYDIFKLNKLMTNFQEILNNIFLPLFEVTNDPTSHPELHKFLQYVIGFDSVDDESKPENPLFDKDVYPPAEWDDIENPPYGYYQYYTYANMTVLNHFRTDQGLNTFVLRPHCGEAGPIQHLVCGYMMAENISHGLLLRKVPVLQYLYYLTQIGIAMSPLSNNSLFLNYHRNPLPEYLARGLCISLSTDDPLQFHFTKEPLMEEYSIAAQVWKLSSCDMCELARNSVLMSGFPHKSKQYWLGPNYTKEGVAGNDITRTNVPDIRVAYRYETLVDELSNIFKVTEKPDAVSF
- the Ampdeam gene encoding AMP deaminase isoform X6, translating into MSDYKGRYPYEMFSSFWRYSRIHIQGSKDQEELSNMFAGANESKRWLRDNRILLRAAKDLEERRSLYEPSLGPGVPDDIDHLYNLEENDFVPHFQRVSISGEDTSGVPLEDLQQASQMLVQALAIREKYMNNSKQSFPSITSRFLRSIDKRPVNSDDEVQHDDRKAIADHPVHAPASRGDPWDCVFPQTKNYIIAPVNGVFNVFASQEDYVNGKPIPYSYPDLATFVRDMNLLCAMIADGPLKSFCYRRLSYLSSKFQLHVLLNELRELASQKAVPHRDFYNIRKVDTHIHAASCMNQKHLLRFIKKTLKNHADEIVTCSKNGETMTLREVFQSMNLTTYDLSVDMLDVHADRNTFHRFDKFNAKYNPIGESRLREVFLKTDNYLNGRFFASIIKEVASDLEESKYQNAELRLSIYGKSPEEWDKLAKWAIQSDVYSDNVRWLIQIPRLYDIFKLNKLMTNFQEILNNIFLPLFEVTNDPTSHPELHKFLQYVIGFDSVDDESKPENPLFDKDVYPPAEWDDIENPPYGYYQYYTYANMTVLNHFRTDQGLNTFVLRPHCGEAGPIQHLVCGYMMAENISHGLLLRKVPVLQYLYYLTQIGIAMSPLSNNSLFLNYHRNPLPEYLARGLCISLSTDDPLQFHFTKEPLMEEYSIAAQVWKLSSCDMCELARNSVLMSGFPHKSKQYWLGPNYTKEGVAGNDITRTNVPDIRVAYRYETLVDELSNIFKVTEKPDAVSF
- the Ampdeam gene encoding AMP deaminase isoform X5, with protein sequence MERSESPVFGLEGNATATGGGTSLRLVPHELPNEISAPYEVPQFPIEQIEKKLLIQRQLTVKAAKDLEERRSLYEPSLGPGVPDDIDHLYNLEENDFVPHFQRVSISGEDTSGVPLEDLQQASQMLVQALAIREKYMNNSKQSFPSITSRFLRSIDKRPVNSDDEVQHDDRKAIADHPVHAPASRGDPWDCVFPQTKNYIIAPVNGVFNVFASQEDYVNGKPIPYSYPDLATFVRDMNLLCAMIADGPLKSFCYRRLSYLSSKFQLHVLLNELRELASQKAVPHRDFYNIRKVDTHIHAASCMNQKHLLRFIKKTLKNHADEIVTCSKNGETMTLREVFQSMNLTTYDLSVDMLDVHADRNTFHRFDKFNAKYNPIGESRLREVFLKTDNYLNGRFFASIIKEVASDLEESKYQNAELRLSIYGKSPEEWDKLAKWAIQSDVYSDNVRWLIQIPRLYDIFKLNKLMTNFQEILNNIFLPLFEVTNDPTSHPELHKFLQYVIGFDSVDDESKPENPLFDKDVYPPAEWDDIENPPYGYYQYYTYANMTVLNHFRTDQGLNTFVLRPHCGEAGPIQHLVCGYMMAENISHGLLLRKVPVLQYLYYLTQIGIAMSPLSNNSLFLNYHRNPLPEYLARGLCISLSTDDPLQFHFTKEPLMEEYSIAAQVWKLSSCDMCELARNSVLMSGFPHKSKQYWLGPNYTKEGVAGNDITRTNVPDIRVAYRYETLVDELSNIFKVTEKPDAVSF
- the Ampdeam gene encoding AMP deaminase isoform X7, whose amino-acid sequence is MSTCRIHIQGSKDQEELSNMFAGANESKRWLRDNRILLRAAKDLEERRSLYEPSLGPGVPDDIDHLYNLEENDFVPHFQRVSISGEDTSGVPLEDLQQASQMLVQALAIREKYMNNSKQSFPSITSRFLRSIDKRPVNSDDEVQHDDRKAIADHPVHAPASRGDPWDCVFPQTKNYIIAPVNGVFNVFASQEDYVNGKPIPYSYPDLATFVRDMNLLCAMIADGPLKSFCYRRLSYLSSKFQLHVLLNELRELASQKAVPHRDFYNIRKVDTHIHAASCMNQKHLLRFIKKTLKNHADEIVTCSKNGETMTLREVFQSMNLTTYDLSVDMLDVHADRNTFHRFDKFNAKYNPIGESRLREVFLKTDNYLNGRFFASIIKEVASDLEESKYQNAELRLSIYGKSPEEWDKLAKWAIQSDVYSDNVRWLIQIPRLYDIFKLNKLMTNFQEILNNIFLPLFEVTNDPTSHPELHKFLQYVIGFDSVDDESKPENPLFDKDVYPPAEWDDIENPPYGYYQYYTYANMTVLNHFRTDQGLNTFVLRPHCGEAGPIQHLVCGYMMAENISHGLLLRKVPVLQYLYYLTQIGIAMSPLSNNSLFLNYHRNPLPEYLARGLCISLSTDDPLQFHFTKEPLMEEYSIAAQVWKLSSCDMCELARNSVLMSGFPHKSKQYWLGPNYTKEGVAGNDITRTNVPDIRVAYRYETLVDELSNIFKVTEKPDAVSF